GCAACTCTACAGTGTATAAGTGCGAACCGCGCACATGTCGGCCAACTCCGAAAAGGTGTCGCTCCAACAGGATGAATCTCCATATCCACTACTCTCAAGAACGAGATATCACTCAGAAATGAGCATAGTCGCCTTGCGCTTCCGAGAAACCTGCCCTGTTCCAAAAAGCTGTAAAAATGGACGACAGGTTTGTCGGTCGGCTCTGGAAGTAGAGGCTCCAGAATGATCACATCTGTTCCGTCTTTCGAAAGGCTCTGGGAGGCGGCAAGTAAAGAAAGGCAAGTGGCGGCGTCGTTGTGATGGAGTACTCCACAATAGAGAATGTAGTCAAAGACCGCGCCGGACTTCGCAAACAGCTCCACGGCTTCGCATATAAATCGAATGTTCGATCGTCGGCCGTATCTTCTATTTGCCACGAATATGGCCCCGCAATCGATGTCGATACCCGTATAGGAAACGGACGGATCGGAAAAGAAGGCTTTAGCCACGTTCCCCGTAGCACAACCGATTTCAAGGACGTGTCTATGTTGCGTTGTCCATTTTCTCTTGGCCAGCTTCCGTTTGTCCACTGTTCCACCCATCCAGAACTGGAATATGTCCCATAATCGGGGAAAGCGGCTTTCGGAAAAGAAAGGCATTATCTTCTCCGGCGGACTTTGAATACAAATTGCGCGCAACACATCTTCCGCAAACCAGGTGTTCGTTCCAGGAAGGGCTCCAGCTTTTTCAGAAACCGTGCGACGGGCTCAGGACAGAAGACCGGCACCAGGCCGCAATATAACGACGATTCCAATAGGCCGTTGTGTCTCTCAAACAGACGTACAAGAAATCGGGGTGAAAAAGACCTCTCCTCGTGTTGCCGGTGATAAGGAGATACCTTTTCCAAAATCTTGAGAATTGGGCTGTACCCGTTCGGTTCCACCACAACCACCTCGTTCGCGATGCTCATGATCTCCCCAACCGCCCGCTCCACGTCGTATAGGTGGTGCAGTACGCCACGGACAACGGCGACATCAAAACACGCACCCAGGCTCGAGAGCTCGTAGATACTAAGAACCTGGAACGAAATCTTGCCTCGGCCCTCGGACTTTTCAGAAGCCGACCGGATCGCGTTTTGCGCTGCGTCCACTCCGACCACCTCGGCCGGTGATTCAGCCAATAACTCCAAGCTGTATTTGCCATCCCCACAGCCGACGTCGATGAGCCGCTTTCCTTTGATATCCGTCAAGGCCAGCACAGCCCTGGACATTCTCTGGTTGGCCGTTAACGCCGAGAATTTGTCGTTTCGAGTGTAGAGGTATCCCCCGCTCGTGGCGACATCTCGGTTGAACCTATCGATATTGGCTTCTTTAGGCATCTGTATTTGTTTTTTGAACATCCGTTGTTTGCAGCCTGTTCCCGGCCCGCTTCTTCGAGAATGCAGTCCGAAGTGGAACATTGACAAGCACGCTCCGTACCTAATGTTCACGAATGCGCCCGGACGCTTCCGGAGCCGGCGGCCTCTTCGCCCCTATCCGATTTTCTGCGAAGCGCTTCAACGGAGTCATACTCATTTCCGCCGAAGACTACCTTCCTCCGGATGTACCGTGGCCTATTCTTTACCTCTTCCGTGATTTTCCCTATGTAATCACCCAGTACGCTAAGCGAGATAAGCTGAACGCTCCCCAGGCCTAACACCAGCAAAACCACCGTGGTTACGCCCTTTACGCTCGGCGGATCAATGAAATACGCTGTCAGATAGAACAGCGAGAGTCCGACCGATACGAAAAACATCGCCAGACCCAGACCCTGAATGAGATGAAGAGGCTTCATACTGAAAGAAAAGATTCCCTTTTTGGCCCACCAGATGTTTTTCAGAAACCTGTTTGTACTTCTCCCGAAGAGGCGTTCCGGACGTACATATGGAATCCCGACTTGACGGAATCCCACCCATGCGCGCAATCCGCGGATAAAGGCATCCTTCTCGGGAAATTTCAGCATCTGATCGACCGCTTTTCTGTCCATCAAAGAAAAGTCGCCGGCGTCCACAGGAACGGGGATATCGGACAGAAGCTTGAAGGCGCGATAAAAGAGCTTGTAGAAAACGCGCATATGCAAAGGAGCCACACGGTTGGTTCTTTGTCCGTAGATGATGTTGTATCCCGCTTCCCATTTCTTAATGAAATCCGGGATGACCTCCGGCGGATCCTGCAGGTCTCCGTCGAGAAGCACCACGGCGTCTCCGGAGGCGACTTCCATGCCGCTTAAAAAGGCGGATTGAGAGCCGAAATTCCGGGAGTGCGATATTCCGATGGTATGTCTGTCTTTGGCAGTGATATCCTTGATTGCCGTTTCGTCGCCGAAGGGGCTGCCGTCATTCACGAATATAATTTCGTAGTCGTAATCCGATGACTCGAACACATCCGTCAGCCGTTGATGCATGACCGGGATGGCCTGCTCGTCTTTATAACAGGCGATGACGGCCGAAATCTTCTTCCTCTTGTTTGGGCCCTCATCGAAACGGAGCCGGTCCGAAGCCCCCTGCTCCCACCTGGCGCATAGGTGCAGGCCTTCGCGAAAGCCGATCTTGCTTTGCCACCCCATCTTCTCGAGAGCCAGCCTTGGATTACCGTACCAGTCCGGGAGGTCCCATTTTCGGACAGGCATGGAATCGAATTGCGGCTCCGAAGGAAGTGCAAAGACTTCTTTTGCCGTTTCAGCCACTTCCTCCAAGGTGGTTTTGATTCCGGACGCTATGTTGACGGATAGGCCCGGGTCCGTTTTGCATATGGTGACCGCCGCCTTGGTGAATGCCCTCGTGCAGTCATCCACATACACAAAGTCGCGCGAAATGTTTCGTTCGGCGAGGGGAGGCCACTGTCCCTTCAAAGCAGAGGAAACCAGCGTCGGCACCAGCCGGTTCCTTTCTTCCCACGGTCCGTACACGGAGTAGAGCCGAAGATGTACGCACGGCAGTTCGAGAACCTGTCCGTAGTATTTGATAAGGAACGAGCAGGAAACCTTGGACACCGCGTAGTCGCTATTGGGAATCAATTCGCTCGACTCATCCGGACGCATACAGTTGAGACCGTATTCCGAAGAAGACCCCGCATGAACCATGGCCGTGCAGCCGATATCACGGAGGGTCTGAAGGACATTGAACAAACCTATGTAGTTGGTCTCGTGGATGGAACGCGCATCGGCCTGCCAGGAATAGGCGCCGTACGCGGACAGATGGAACAGCGTCTCCGGACGAATTCTTCGTAACGCCTGATCCACCGAGCCGCTATCGGTCACATCCACGCATACCAGATCTTCGTCACGGGCATAGCGAAGCCGCCGGCTCGTTCCCGGATTCCTCGAGGACGCGAAAACATCCTCTCTAATTCGGCGCAGGCTATGAAAAAGATTGGCGCCTACAAAGCCGGAAGCGCCGATTATGAGAATGGGCCCCGCCAGCTGTTCCGCATCCCTG
This genomic interval from Deltaproteobacteria bacterium contains the following:
- a CDS encoding class I SAM-dependent methyltransferase is translated as MFKKQIQMPKEANIDRFNRDVATSGGYLYTRNDKFSALTANQRMSRAVLALTDIKGKRLIDVGCGDGKYSLELLAESPAEVVGVDAAQNAIRSASEKSEGRGKISFQVLSIYELSSLGACFDVAVVRGVLHHLYDVERAVGEIMSIANEVVVVEPNGYSPILKILEKVSPYHRQHEERSFSPRFLVRLFERHNGLLESSLYCGLVPVFCPEPVARFLKKLEPFLERTPGLRKMCCAQFVFKVRRRR
- a CDS encoding NAD-dependent epimerase/dehydratase family protein, whose amino-acid sequence is MDTWDDNDVRDAEQLAGPILIIGASGFVGANLFHSLRRIREDVFASSRNPGTSRRLRYARDEDLVCVDVTDSGSVDQALRRIRPETLFHLSAYGAYSWQADARSIHETNYIGLFNVLQTLRDIGCTAMVHAGSSSEYGLNCMRPDESSELIPNSDYAVSKVSCSFLIKYYGQVLELPCVHLRLYSVYGPWEERNRLVPTLVSSALKGQWPPLAERNISRDFVYVDDCTRAFTKAAVTICKTDPGLSVNIASGIKTTLEEVAETAKEVFALPSEPQFDSMPVRKWDLPDWYGNPRLALEKMGWQSKIGFREGLHLCARWEQGASDRLRFDEGPNKRKKISAVIACYKDEQAIPVMHQRLTDVFESSDYDYEIIFVNDGSPFGDETAIKDITAKDRHTIGISHSRNFGSQSAFLSGMEVASGDAVVLLDGDLQDPPEVIPDFIKKWEAGYNIIYGQRTNRVAPLHMRVFYKLFYRAFKLLSDIPVPVDAGDFSLMDRKAVDQMLKFPEKDAFIRGLRAWVGFRQVGIPYVRPERLFGRSTNRFLKNIWWAKKGIFSFSMKPLHLIQGLGLAMFFVSVGLSLFYLTAYFIDPPSVKGVTTVVLLVLGLGSVQLISLSVLGDYIGKITEEVKNRPRYIRRKVVFGGNEYDSVEALRRKSDRGEEAAGSGSVRAHS
- a CDS encoding class I SAM-dependent methyltransferase; its protein translation is MPFFSESRFPRLWDIFQFWMGGTVDKRKLAKRKWTTQHRHVLEIGCATGNVAKAFFSDPSVSYTGIDIDCGAIFVANRRYGRRSNIRFICEAVELFAKSGAVFDYILYCGVLHHNDAATCLSLLAASQSLSKDGTDVIILEPLLPEPTDKPVVHFYSFLEQGRFLGSARRLCSFLSDISFLRVVDMEIHPVGATPFRSWPTCARFALIHCRVAKPEI